CAGATTAGGAACCGCGGTCGCGCCAGAAGCGCACGCGCCACCGCAATCCGTTGTCGTTGACCGCCTGAAAATTGATGCGGGTATTTGTCGATCGCATCAGGTGCCAACCCAACAAGCGACAACATCGCAGCACATAACGCGCGGCGCTTTTTGGCGTCGTCTTCTAACCCGTAAAGCCACAGTGGTTCCGCAAGCAGCGCGCCAACACGGTGCCGGGAATTCAGGCTACTATAGGGGTCTTGGAACACCATCTGGATGATCCGCCGCGATGGGTCTTTGCGTGCCCGTGATTTTGCGTCGGGCAGCGGTTTGCCGTCCAGCGTCATCGTGCCTGCGCTGGGCTGCACGAGGCCGGTTAAAACCTTTGCCATCGTCGATTTGCCAGACCCGCTTTCGCCCACAAGACCCATTACCGTGCCCGGTCTGACAGACATGGAAACAGAGTCTAACGCGGTGAAACTGTCGGGTTTGCGGAACAGAGACGTGCGTTCGCCTGCGAATTTCACGGTGATGTCCTGCGCTTCCAACCCGATGGGGTCTTGGATGCCACCGGCCAGTAACCACGCCTCTGCGTCCATCCCGCTGACGATTTCGGGTGCGTCGACGTCGGCTTCTGTTGCAGGAACAAGAAAGCGGTCGATCTTTTGATCCAGTCGCGGAACAGCGGCGAGCAGGGCGCGCGTGTATGGGTGTTCTGGCAGCCGCAGTACGCGTTCTGTTGGGCCGCTTTCCATCACTTTTCCGCCACGCAAAACGGTGACGTTATCGGTAATCTGCGCAATCACGCCAATGTCGTGGGTGATCAGGATAAAACCGATCCCGCGTGTGTCCGCCAGTTCGCGGATCAGGTCGAGAACCTGAGACTGAACCGCCACGTCAAGTGCGGTTGTCGGTTCATCCGCGATGATCAGATCGGGGTTCGTGCATAGCGCAAGCGCGATCACAACACGCTGCCGCATGCCGCCGGAAAACTGGTGGGGGTAGGCCTTGATCCGGTCACTGGCGTTTTTGATTCCGATCTCGGTCAGCAGATCAACGGCACGCGCGCGTGCATCAGTGTCTGAAATATCCTCGTGCGATTGCATCGTTTCGATCAACTGGTCTTCGATCCGCATCAGCGGGTTCAGGCTGGTTTGCGGGTCTTGGAAGATCATTGAAATACGCGCACCGCGCACCGCATGTGCCTGCGCGGTTGTCAGGTCGCGCAGGTTGGTGTCGCCCAAAGACATCTCGCCTTGTGCCACATAACCGGGGCTTTGCAGCAGCCCGATGATGGCGGCGCCGATGGTCGATTTGCCAGCCCCGCTTTCGCCGACAAGGCCGTGGATTTCGCCTGCTTTGACACTGATATTCACGTTTTCGATGGTCGTGAATTCACCCCGCCGCGACGGGAATTTGACGGTCAGATTTGTGACGGACAACATCAGCGCAACCTCGGGTTAAAGACATCGCGCAAGAAATCACCCAGCACGTTGATGGACACGACAAGGGCGACAAGGAACATCGTTGGTACCCACAAAATCCACCATTCGCCGGACAGCAGAAAGCCCATGCCGATGCGGATAAGCGTGCCTAACGAAGGGGAATCCGCCGGTAATCCGATGCCGAGGAACGATAGTGTGGCTTCGAGCAGGATCGCGCTGGCAAGGTCCACGGTCATGATCACCAGCAGTGGCCCCATGATATTGGGCAGGATATGCCACAGCATGACGCGCAGGGGATGTTGGCCCATGATCATCGCAGCCTGCACGTATTCTTTGTTCTTTTCGACAAAGACGGACGCGCGGGCGGTGCGCGCAAAGTTCACCCACAGCGATAGGGCAATTGCGGTTGTGAGAACGATCACCCGCAGTTCTTGATGTATGTCCGAGGGCAGAATGCCGCGCGCGATACCGTCGATGAGCAATGCGGTCAGGATCGCAGGCAGCGCCAGCTGCACGTCCGCGACCCGCATGATGATCGCGTCCAATCGGCCGCCATAGTAGCCCGCGATCAGGCCAAGGCTGACCCCAAGCACCAGCGCGATGGCCATCGCGACGATCCCGATCAGCATCGACAGGCGCGCGCCGTACAGGATCGCGGCGACCATATCGCGGCCTTGATCGTCTGTGCCAAGCGGGAAGCGGGCTGTGCCGAATTCTTCCCACATGGGTGGCAAAAGTCCGTCCATCAGCGAAAAAGACGCCAAATCATACGGATTAGTGTCTACGAGCCACGGTGCGAAGATTGCCCCGAACAGGATCGCAAGCGCTGTGAGTGCGGCGATGATGGCGGCTGGTCTGCGTCGGAAAAGCCAGAAACCGTCACTGTCCCAAAGGCGATATAACATTACGCTGCCTCCTTCACGCGCAGGCGCGGGTCGATTGCCACGTAGAGCAGATCAACGATCAGGTTCACCAACACAAAGAAAAACGCGATCACGACAAGGTAGACGCCCATGACCGGAATATCGACAAACCGGATGGATTCAAGGAACAGCAGGCCCATGCCGGGCCACTGGAAAACAGACTCTGTTACGATGGAAAACGCGATCACGCCGCCGAATTGTAGGCCAATGATCGTGATGACGGGGACCATCGTGTTCGCGAGCGCATGTTTGTAGTGCAGCGACCGCGTCGGGATGCCGCGTGCCATCGCGAAGCGGATGTAGTCGGTTTTCATGACTTCCATCATTTGCGCACGGACGAGCCGCATGGTGAGGGTCAGTTGATAAACCCCAAGCGTAAGAGCCGGTAATATCAATGACCGCCAGCCGTCGAGCGTGAGGAATGATGTGCTCCACCCGCCGATTTGTGTGGTGCCGGATCGGCCAAAGGTGGGAAGCCAACCGAGCTGCACGCCGAACAGGAAGATCAGCATGATCCCGATCACAAACGTGGGGATCGAGACGCCGACAAGGGTGGTCAGCAAGATCGCTTGGGATGCGACGCCGCTTGGTCGTAGCGCTGTGTAAACGCCAGCGGGGATGCCAATGATCAGCGATATGACCAGCGCGAAAGTGCCAAGTTCAAGCGTCGCGGGCAGGCGTTTCGCGATCATTTCGCCGACGGGTTCGCGGGTCCGGTAGGAATAGCCAAAGTCGCCTTTCAATAGATCCGTTGAGAAGCGGTAGAATTGTAGGGCAAAGGGGTCGTTCAGGCCAAGATCTTCGCGCAGGCGTTCGCGGTCCTCGACCGAGGTTTCGACGCCCGTCATCTGGCTGACCGGATCGCCCACAAAGCGGAATAGTGAAAAGGCCAGAAACGCGACAGCCAACATCACAAACGCCGATTGGACGAGCCGTTTGAAGATGAGATAGATCATCGTATTGGCCTATTCGTGTCTAGTCAGGGCCAAATGCGGCCCTGACTTTTGATAAACGCGTAACGCGTGGATTAGTTCACAGTGACCCAGCGCAACATGAAGAAGTTGTCGGCACGCTGTGTCAGATCAACGTTGTCTTTCGCAGCCCAAATCAGCGGCTGTGTGTAAAGCGGCACATAGGCAGTTTCGGCCTGTGTGATTTCGACAACCTGATCAATCAGCGCCTGGCGGGCGTCCGCATCAATTTCCTGCTGGATTTGCGGCAGCAGCGCGTCAACTTCGGCGTTGGAATAGTTGCCGAAGTTCCACGAACCCAGTTTCTTTTCGTCATCCTGAGAATGCATCAAGAAACGGATCGGGTGTTCCGCGTCGAATGTGCCTGGGGACCAGCCCAGCAGGTACATGTCGAAATCGTCGGCTCGCAGTTGTTCCCAGTAGTTGCGCACTGGCACTGTTGTCAGTTCTGCGTTCATACCAACAGCGGCCAGCATAGATGCTGCCGCACGGCACAGCGCCTCATCGTTGATGTAGCGGTCGTTTGTGCATTTCAGACCAAACGAGAACCCGTCTGGATACCCAGCTTCGGCAAGCAGTTCTTTCGCACGCTCTGGATTATATTCAGGACGGTCTGCGTTTGCTTCGGAATAGCCAGAGATGCCTTCAGGTACCAATTGGCTGACAGGTTCGATTTTGCCGCGCATCACGACGCGGTCGATGGTGTTCACGTCAATCGCATGCGCCACTGCAAGCCGCACTTTCGGATCTGTGAAAGGGTTTGTGTCCGTCACATCTTCGGAAAACAGCAGAGTGTCGTGTTCGTGGCCAAAGCCAAACATGAT
The Rhodobacteraceae bacterium S2214 genome window above contains:
- a CDS encoding ABC transporter ATP-binding protein — protein: MLSVTNLTVKFPSRRGEFTTIENVNISVKAGEIHGLVGESGAGKSTIGAAIIGLLQSPGYVAQGEMSLGDTNLRDLTTAQAHAVRGARISMIFQDPQTSLNPLMRIEDQLIETMQSHEDISDTDARARAVDLLTEIGIKNASDRIKAYPHQFSGGMRQRVVIALALCTNPDLIIADEPTTALDVAVQSQVLDLIRELADTRGIGFILITHDIGVIAQITDNVTVLRGGKVMESGPTERVLRLPEHPYTRALLAAVPRLDQKIDRFLVPATEADVDAPEIVSGMDAEAWLLAGGIQDPIGLEAQDITVKFAGERTSLFRKPDSFTALDSVSMSVRPGTVMGLVGESGSGKSTMAKVLTGLVQPSAGTMTLDGKPLPDAKSRARKDPSRRIIQMVFQDPYSSLNSRHRVGALLAEPLWLYGLEDDAKKRRALCAAMLSLVGLAPDAIDKYPHQFSGGQRQRIAVARALLARPRFLICDEPTSALDVSIQAQVLNLLKDLQSTFGLTMLFVSHNLAVVRQMSDDITVLQGGKVMESGGSEPFFTNPQADYSKNLLSLTPTL
- a CDS encoding ABC transporter permease, which encodes MLYRLWDSDGFWLFRRRPAAIIAALTALAILFGAIFAPWLVDTNPYDLASFSLMDGLLPPMWEEFGTARFPLGTDDQGRDMVAAILYGARLSMLIGIVAMAIALVLGVSLGLIAGYYGGRLDAIIMRVADVQLALPAILTALLIDGIARGILPSDIHQELRVIVLTTAIALSLWVNFARTARASVFVEKNKEYVQAAMIMGQHPLRVMLWHILPNIMGPLLVIMTVDLASAILLEATLSFLGIGLPADSPSLGTLIRIGMGFLLSGEWWILWVPTMFLVALVVSINVLGDFLRDVFNPRLR
- a CDS encoding ABC transporter permease, with amino-acid sequence MIYLIFKRLVQSAFVMLAVAFLAFSLFRFVGDPVSQMTGVETSVEDRERLREDLGLNDPFALQFYRFSTDLLKGDFGYSYRTREPVGEMIAKRLPATLELGTFALVISLIIGIPAGVYTALRPSGVASQAILLTTLVGVSIPTFVIGIMLIFLFGVQLGWLPTFGRSGTTQIGGWSTSFLTLDGWRSLILPALTLGVYQLTLTMRLVRAQMMEVMKTDYIRFAMARGIPTRSLHYKHALANTMVPVITIIGLQFGGVIAFSIVTESVFQWPGMGLLFLESIRFVDIPVMGVYLVVIAFFFVLVNLIVDLLYVAIDPRLRVKEAA